CGGGGCGTACGAGCACTTCCGGCGCGCCGCGAGGGCCACCGCGAGCATCGCCGAGCGGCGCTACCTCGAGTCCCGGGCCGGCCGGATCAGGCCGTAGGGACGGGAAACGCCGTCCGGCTGCCCGTGTGCAGGGGCAGCCGGACGGCGTTCGGTGATCGGTGCGGCCGTGCGGCCGCATGACCGAGCCTCAGCCGACGTGGACCCGCGGGCGGCGGGAGCGGTCGGGTTCGGCCTCGCGCAGCACCTCGCGGGTGACCGGCGCGACCTCGCCCTGGCCGAACAGGAAGAACCGCAGGAACTGGGCGAACGGGTTGCCCTCGGTCCACTCGAAGTAGATGTGCGGCTGCTGTCCCGTCGCGTCCCGGACGTGCAGCAGCAGCGCGGCCAGCGCGTTCGGGATGGAGGAGTGCTCCAGCGACAGGAGGCGGTAGCGGTCGTGCAGGACCTCGCCGCGCACCCGCAGCTCCGCCTCGAAGTCCGAGGGGTCCCTGACGGTGACCTCGACGAAGACCAGGTCGTCCTCCGGCGGGATGCCGTTGTCGGTCCGGATCTGGGTGGCCTTGTCGCGGTACTCCGCGAGGTCCCGGTTGCTGGGCTCGTTCGCGATGATCCGGATCGAGCGGTGCGCGCAGTCCCGGACGAACCGCTCGGCGACCGGGTCCAGCACGACATCGGTGACGCGGAGCTCGAAGGAGCGGGCGAGCCGCGAGGCGAGCGAGATCAGGATGATGCCGGCGATGAAGCAGGCGCCGATCTTCACACCGTCCGGGCGCTCGGCGATGTTGAGCGCAGTGGTGTAGAGGAAGACCGCGGAGATCACCGCGAAGCCGATCGTCCAGCCGCGCTGGCGGGCCCGGCGGGCGGCGATGGTCACCGCGATCGCGGCCGAGCTGATCAGCACCAGGACGCCGGTGGCGTAGGCGCCGCCCTGCTTGTCGACATCGGCGTCGAAGATCCAGGTGACCAGGAAGGCGACCGCGGTCAGCACCAGCACGGTCGGCCGGACGGCCCGCGCCCAGTGCGGGGCCATGCCGTACCGCGGCAGGTAGCGCGGCAGCAGGTTGAGCATGCCGGCCATGGCGGAGGCACCGGCGAACCAGAGGATGGCGATGGTCGAGACGTCGTAGACCGTGCCGAAGGCGCTGCCCAGGTACTCGTGGGCGAGGAAGGCGAGCGCGCGGCCGTTGGCCTCGCCGCCGGGCTGGAACTGGTCGGCCGGGATCAGCAGGGTGGTGATGAAGCTGGTCGTGATCAGGAAGACGCTCATGATCACGGCCGCGGTGGTGAGCAGCTTGTGGGTGCCGCGGATCCGGCCGACCGGCTTCTGCTCGGTGTCGCCGGGCTCGCCCGCGACGTGCGGCATGACGGCGACGCCGGTCTCGAAGCCGGACAGGCCGAGCGCGAGCTTCGGGAACACCAGCAGGGACACGCCGATCATCGCGATGACACTGCCGTGGTCGGCGGTCAGCGCGTGCGACCAGTCGGTGATCACGTGCGGGGCGGTCAGCACGT
The window above is part of the Streptomyces sp. TLI_235 genome. Proteins encoded here:
- a CDS encoding amino acid transporter (manually curated) encodes the protein MSTTSPPAPPSPAAPSRLRAWLLEGLADRAKQHPGPHAQAPQEHGRRWWRVMCLTGLDYFSTLGYQPGIAALAAGLLSPVATIVLVVVTLCGALPVYRRVAKESPHGEGSIAMLERLLSFWQGKLFVLMLLGFAATDFLITITLSAADATAHLVENPHLTSALHGRQVLITLFLIALLGAVFLKGFSEAIGLAVGLVAIYLALNVVVVATGLWHVLTAPHVITDWSHALTADHGSVIAMIGVSLLVFPKLALGLSGFETGVAVMPHVAGEPGDTEQKPVGRIRGTHKLLTTAAVIMSVFLITTSFITTLLIPADQFQPGGEANGRALAFLAHEYLGSAFGTVYDVSTIAILWFAGASAMAGMLNLLPRYLPRYGMAPHWARAVRPTVLVLTAVAFLVTWIFDADVDKQGGAYATGVLVLISSAAIAVTIAARRARQRGWTIGFAVISAVFLYTTALNIAERPDGVKIGACFIAGIILISLASRLARSFELRVTDVVLDPVAERFVRDCAHRSIRIIANEPSNRDLAEYRDKATQIRTDNGIPPEDDLVFVEVTVRDPSDFEAELRVRGEVLHDRYRLLSLEHSSIPNALAALLLHVRDATGQQPHIYFEWTEGNPFAQFLRFFLFGQGEVAPVTREVLREAEPDRSRRPRVHVG
- a CDS encoding hypothetical protein (manually curated), with translation GAYEHFRRAARATASIAERRYLESRAGRIRP